A DNA window from Hordeum vulgare subsp. vulgare chromosome 1H, MorexV3_pseudomolecules_assembly, whole genome shotgun sequence contains the following coding sequences:
- the LOC123410688 gene encoding cytochrome P450 704C1-like: MATGIAECSPSFLVAAGLAVVAICSYLAVVLGRAGAKRYPPAVGTVFHQVYHLRRLHDYYTDMFREHMTFRLLSPGRGQIYTSDPAVVEHILKTNFANYGKGGSNYENMSDLFGDGIFAVDGDKWKQQRKIASYDFSTRALRDFSGGVFNKNAAKLAHIVSSNAAAKQPMDFQELLMKATMDSIFTIAFGLDLNTLSGAADDEGSRFAAAFDDASEFTLLRYVNAFWKVARFLNVGAEAALRHRIKVVDEFVYKHIRARADEMADEKAHDAESKCDLLSRFIQATTSESGKVDYKYLRDIIMNIVIAGKDTTAGGLAWFLYMMCKHPEVQEKINEEARMAADAGEAASIDEFSHSLTDEALNKMHYLHAALTETLRLYPSVPLDNKECFSDDVLPNGFSVGKGDMVFYAPYAMGRMERVWGDDVQAFRPERWLDQHGVFQPESPFKFTAFQAGPRICLGKEFAYRQMKIFAAVLLRFFVLGLRDKDASVNYRTMITLYIEQGLHLTATAR; encoded by the exons ATGGCGACGGGAATAGCAGAGTGCTCTCCGTCCTTCTTGGTCGCCGCTGGCCTCGCGGTGGTGGCGATCTGCTCGTACCTCGCCGTCGTCCTCGGCCGCGCCGGAGCGAAGCGGTACCCGCCCGCCGTCGGCACGGTGTTCCACCAGGTATACCACCTCCGGCGGCTCCACGACTACTACACGGACATGTTCCGCGAGCACATGACGTTCCGGCTGCTCTCCCCGGGACGGGGCCAGATTTACACGTCCGACCCGGCGGTGGTCGAGCACATCCTCAAGACCAACTTCGCCAACTACGGCAAG GGCGGGTCTAACTACGAGAACATGAGCGATCTCTTCGGCGACGGCATCTTCGCCGTGGACGGCGACAAGTGGAAGCAGCAGAGGAAGATCGCCAGCTACGACTTCTCGACGAGGGCCCTCCGGGACTTCAGCGGCGGCGTCTTCAACAAGAACGCCGCCAAGCTCGCGCACATCGTCTCCAGCAACGCCGCGGCGAAGCAACCCATGGACTTCCAG GAATTGCTGATGAAAGCGACGATGGATTCCATCTTCACCATCGCTTTCGGCCTGGACCTCAACACGCTTTCCGGGGCGGCGGACGACGAGGGGAGCCGCTTCGCCGCGGCGTTCGACGACGCCAGCGAGTTCACCCTGCTCCGCTACGTCAACGCGTTCTGGAAGGTGGCGAGGTTCCTCAACGTCGGCGCGGAGGCGGCTCTGAGGCACAGGATCAAGGTCGTCGACGAGTTCGTGTACAAGCACATCCGTGCTAGGGCCGACGAGATGGCCGACGAGAAGGCGCACGACGCT GAGTCCAAGTGTGATTTGCTGTCCAGATTCATACAGGCGACGACCAGCGAGTCCGGGAAGGTGGATTACAAGTACCTGAGAGACATCATAATGAACATCGTGATAGCCGGCAAGGACACGACCGCCGGAGGGCTGGCATGGTTCCTCTACATGATGTGCAAGCACCCGGAGGTGCAGGAGAAGATCAACGAGGAGGCCAGGATGGCTGCCGACGCCGGCGAGGCCGCGTCCATCGACGAGTTCTCCCATAGCCTGACCGACGAAGCGCTGAACAAGATGCACTATCTCCACGCCGCCCTGACAGAGACTCTCAGACTGTACCCTTCGGTCCCGTTG GACAACAAGGAGTGCTTTTCGGACGACGTGCTGCCCAACGGCTTCAGCGTCGGCAAGGGCGACATGGTGTTCTACGCCCCCTACGCCATGGGCCGGATGGAGCGTGTGTGGGGCGACGACGTGCAAGCCTTCCGGCCCGAGCGGTGGCTCGACCAGCACGGCGTGTTCCAGCCAGAAAGCCCTTTCAAGTTCACAGCTTTCCAG GCTGGTCCGAGGATCTGCCTGGGAAAGGAGTTCGCGTACAGGCAGATGAAGATCTTCGCGGCCGTGCTGCTCCGTTTCTTCGTGCTGGGTCTGCGCGACAAGGACGCCAGCGTAAACTACAGGACCATGATCACGCTCTACATCGAGCAGGGTCTTCATCTGACGGCCACGGCGAGATGA